The sequence below is a genomic window from Daphnia pulicaria isolate SC F1-1A chromosome 6, SC_F0-13Bv2, whole genome shotgun sequence.
ctaaaagtaaaaacactTGGCGAGCAAGGGGACTTTTGCTTGCCATAGGCTCGCGACACAGCGGGCCAAACATACTTAAGTCGCCATTCCTGTCGAATCATCAATGAGTAaggtaaaaattttaaaagttaattttcatCAATTAAGTACGTTGGCAAAGAGTCAGCTCCAGTAGATTCAGTGTTGGGTGGACATGTGGAATGTGTAGTAGACGGTCCAGTGTTTTCTAGTAGTTCCAATGCAATCAATGACGCGTTCAATTCTTCTCGCTGCACCAGATCGCAGACTTGCTGAAGTAAGGCGCGAACGTTAGGTTCCGTTTTGATTTCTCTCAGATGACTAATTGTCTGGTTCTGGttaatatagtccattaaaaAACTGTAGAAAATTGTAAGGACATTTTCATGTGTACTATTTTCGACGAAACGTTGTAAAACGTGAATTGAAATTCAGCCATGGTTAGAGATACGTCCAGAGAAGCGATAATTTCTTCTAGACGGAAGATGACCAACGGAATCTCTTCCACAAAAAGTTTTATATTTCGCATGACGGAGCGTACTTGCGAGGATACACTCATTTCTGTATACTTTTCCCTGTGAGTTTAAGAAATTTAATAAGATAAACTTttcagctaaaaaaaaaaacaaaaacaaagaaacgacTAACTTTTTATGTGATAGAAATTTGACGGCTAGCAAAAGCTTTTCGTGCAAGTTCTTCAGCTTATGGGCTTCTTTGTCAAGCAAAGTATCAGCAATACAGTGGCCAGTCAAAGTTTGGgcacgaaaagaaaatgcaatCTGTTCGGTGATATTTTTACATTCTATGGCTAAGGCCCAAATGACAGACAACGCACCTTCCACCTAAAATTATGGTATAAAAACTTTACTGTCAAAGAACAACGGAAGAGACCagcttaaaaaatttatacagACCTCCGGAGCTATGTAGCTGGCCAGGACAAAATTCTGACTTGCTGAAAGCCCGCCAATAAGATTGCGGAAGCATTTTAGAAGGCGATAAACTTGAGAAACAAATACTGGCAGCCTGGAGCGAAAATACGTCATGACCTCTCGACGTTCTTCAGATGACAAATCTGTTTTATGCTTCGTAAACGTCACGCATAATTGGACAAACCGAATGACCACAAGGACACCTTCTCTGtgtacggaaaaaaaaaagtaatttgtttttaaattttaataataaacttttaaagtaaatttctACATACCCTAAACTTTGTTTGACCGATTGCCACAACCGAGCAGCATTGACGAGCATATCAGCTTCGTTATTACTATCAAACAATGAGATCATACGTTCTAGTGAAAAATGAATGCTGTTAACTAGGCTGTGCAAATCAACTCTTGCAGCTGTATTTCTTAGGAAAGATTGGCACAACTCAACAAGGTTTGCCATTGCCTGTTGATTTTGGAAATGCTCAATGCATAATTTAGCTGTTTGGCTGCTCAGTGTTGAGGGAAGATGGTGGGAATAGCTGAAATGTAGTGCTGTAGAAAGTACAGCTTCTGGTAGCCCATTCAAGGATTCCCAATCAAAGTCACCTAGACCAAGAGAGAGAATTGTCTTGTGTACCTggaactagaaaaaaaaaatttagattaaaaaaaaaacattattgtAAATGAACTTACTGAATGGCCATTTGCTGCACACAATTCAAAGTCAGAAAAATATCCTTCTTCCAGTGCATGTGTGAGAGTGAATGGATTGTCTAAACCACTTTGGGTCTTAGTTGTAATTCTTTTGCATGTTAAAATGATCCACGAATCAAAGTAGAGAATCAGCTCTTGATGGGAGGGCTTTTCTACCTAGAAATATATGTCATCATAATACAGTTAAAAGTCCAATTTTGTAAAACACTGATAAAAATCTAGATGCCTTACTCGAAATTCAATAACACTCCCACTGAATCCAGCAAACCgaacaaaagttgaaaaagatgaagagtaTACTTCATAAGTATCACAGAATGTAGGGGGGAAATCGACGTTGcgttcatttttccaaataACAGAACCtcctttttctaattgaaattcaattcccTTCAAATTAGGTAAGCTGGTATCGTCTGCTGTGTGGGCCTTACATTCGACAATCTACAAAATCGAAACCATAATTAGCAAGTTAGTTCGATGAATGAAGAACAACATACACTACCAGCCAATTTCCTTGAAGTTGTTTTGAACCCGAATATCGAGCCATACTGCCtttttaataacaaaattcGAGAAAGTTTGGTTGTCTTTGTGCCCACCATTCAAGTGTGTACTTGGTATTGTACTCAATCATTACTACCATCTAGCGGACACGTTTGGATTTGAAattagaatttctttttcaattttcaattttgtatcAACTGCAGTCCCAAGAAGTTGCATTATCGAGTTTGATCCAATGCTTTATGTTTGTAATGCATTTATGTATGCATGTATtagtaaaatattttgaaatgcgCAGCTATGCGATGAATGATTGACAGATTGACTGGGTTGACATGATTTGCATCGGTAGTATAAATTAACGACTATTTGAAGGGGCAAAGAAGTTCAAGATTTTAACCCACAgattatttttaaacagaTTCTCCCTATTTTTACTTTAGCCTATCGAGTAATGTCAAGACAACAAGCAAAGTAGGATTCTTTTGAAGTTTTGGCAACAGATGAAAATCACGTATTACACCCTCCACAGAATTTCAATCACCTTGACCTTTGGAAAACATGAATAAATTCGACGCAAAAATTTTGGCATCCTTTCGGTCCTCTGAGACAAAGTTGCCGACGCATTGGCTTTAGCTTTAATATTGCTGTTGTCTTTCATTCTTCAATTAGTCATAATATTTACAAATTATCTCTCGTTAAGTCATTTTCATCAGCTATTTTCTGACGGACGAGTATATCAACATTTTATCCTACTGATGAGCAGCTTATTTCTACACTGTCAATTCGAAAACAGCCCCTAATTCTAAATAAAGTTGTCGCTCGTCAACGCGCaccaaaaataaacaacagcAAAACACGGAGAAGATTATCGATTTATGAAGTTTTCATATGTTTAACAGAACAAAGTCACATGAAACAGAACAAGCATTTCCGTAGTGTCGTTTCGTTATTTAGGATTGGGCAGTTGCGATGGTTAGTCTATATAGATAGTGTTTGTTTAGTGCAACTTGGAACAGGCAACAGAGAATATGGAAGGCCAACATGTTAGGAGATGCCAGAAAGGGCTTTGCTTGCTTTTCAAGAGAAACCATAGAGCtgcatttgatttttcatgtCATCCATTGTGGTGTCTCCAAATTGGGCACTGTGCTTTTGCATCAGCTTGTAGATAGCCTCCATTTGTTCTGTTTCAACCCttgataaaaagtaaaaatgttaaatccAAATGTTCATAGTGATCTAAAAATGTGTACATATAAAGTTagttttgtttaatacttcTTTTCCAAGAGTTTCACTTCTTCAGGAAGTTTTTCTTCCAACTGCTTAGCTAACTGAAGAGGTTTTCTTGAACTCAGAAATCCTAAACCATCTTTCTGTTGTTCTTTGGGAGGTGTAGAGGGggtaatgttttttgcattccaGAGGCATGTTAGTGTTAAGCAAATGATGGCAAAGACAGTAGTGATAAAGTAATAAACAGATGTGTCTTCCCAGAAAGTTGCCAACATGGTTTAACTCAGATCACAGCTTGTTTTTTTAGAAGTGCACCCTTTGAATTCAGGCAACAAGGGGAGAAAAGCTTCTcgattcaaatattcaaaagcaGATTGCTGCTTTTCACTTAGAATTTTTTGAAGATTTTCACAATCCTTTTCGTTGATGGCTTTTGACAAGTTCTCTACATCAGCTCTGTTTTGAATACAGGCATCAACCCTATCCTCTGAATCAGCTCCTATGGAAATGTGCTTCTCAAAACACTCCTTTATTGAGTCTAGTTGCTGCTCCTGGTTGTCAGAGTTCAAAATGATTTCACTGACAGAGTTGTAGAAGTCCCAGTACTTGCTGTGTTCTGGATGATGACTCAGGTATGACTTGAAAAATGCTTGACCTTCATCTGAAGATAACAATGCACTTAGATTGCACTCTTGAATAACCTTCTTGAGGGTTTtctttggtaattttttcagaTCCGGatcagccatcaacgattCTCTACAGTATTGGAACAGTGATTCAATAGGCTTAGCAAGCTTTTGTGATaagattcattaaaaaaagtttcacgGATTTGATTTCTTACCACCGACTTTTCTGCTTTTCTTCAATAGATCGTTTCGATCTGCTCAAAGTAaacttttcttaaaatatGTTGACGTATTTGAAGCTGGCTCTCCGCTCCGGCAACTATTTATAAAAGAAGAATGGGAtgggcctcttttttttcgactATTGTTTTGGTTTGATAGTGTGCTTGCAAGTACGGTGCCCTAGCGGTCAAATCCAGAAACAGATTTTGTAGTTGTGGCGTGGCGCTGAATTTGAATTGTCAGTGAAAATGACTCAAACAATATTTGATACATAGCTCTATTATGACTAAACTATTAACTAAACtattaacttttaaaataaatgcatGTGTACGTGTGACGTCTTCTTATCATACTCgcaaaataacattggacAGACATTATACCGGTACAACGATCTAGACAAATACTTTTGAGTTTGTTGCGTTCATCAAAAATTTAATCGTGAGATTGCCAGTTTCATTAAATCTTTTCCAAAACGGCATGCCCAAAAATTTCGTCGCTGCTTGAAAATGACTAGTTGATTACACAAGAAAAATTGTATAACACTATAGATAAATACACAATAGAGCATCATTCGTGTACAGAATGTAAAATGTTATATGTGGTCCCCCAAACTGAACGGTTTCCAGGCCAACTCATTCAAGTGATAAGACATGACTTGTCATTCCTATTTGCGCGATGATGAATTATTGATGATTGTGCGGTCTGCCTTTCTAGCTTGACCGCGCTCCACAGTTCGCGTGCTTCTTTATTTAATAGGTTTTTTTATGGCTATTTCCGTACGGAGGACTCAAAACATACACAGACGGTGGCCGTGGTGTTATCGATCCAATTCTACCAGGATCGGTCTACgggcagcagccagccagcccgtGTAATATGCAGGCGAGGctcgttattttcttcttacGATGATTGCCTTACGTTGCCATGCAGCAAATCAACTCTAGAAACCTGTCGACGACCTGGAAATTGTTTCTACAGACATAATCAAAAGTGTTGGCAGTACACAAAGCCGTTTATTTCGTTTCAAGGAAACCAAAGTTACAAAAAAACACGCATCAAAATCAtgggagtgggggggggggggagaatgcATTTTGTTGAGGAAAAAGATTGTGAAAATTCTCCACCGCGTTGTGCATAGCCTATTACATTAATTACTCCTTTCAAATATGGTTAAaaggttttcaaatttttttttcttggggataacaaaaaagaataccAACAGAGAGAGGagcaaaacattttcttttctttctgagGAGATGCTGGAGAGAGAATGGGATCCTTTATTTACACACATCCGCCAGCGCGACGGATTGTAAGCCCATCGTCGCACTACCGAAAATTGTTGgggggaatttttattttatttcttaaaaaacgACATGGTTGATACTTTTGCTTATTATGACGAAAATctggtttcatttttttgtaaaaaaattggatggatggaaacaaatcaaacaaacacgaaaaacaaattccgCCAGGGAGCGCATCGTCCGGATTAAAAATACTGTCGATTCGctggtttaaaaaataagacaaaaataaaacaaaaataaaacgctgcatagaaaaaaaatggtctTCAAAGTCAATTTAGATGATCCTTTTTGTATGATTGTTTGTGATGTTGTTTTCAGTAATTGTACGGGCCGTACTGCGAACCATAGGCGTAGGGTCCAGGATAAGCATAGCCGTAAGCGTACTGCTGCTTTTGAGGATAGACTGCCGCAGGGAATCacatgaaagagaaagaaagaaaaaaaaacaacataaaacaTCACCATGCCATTACACTAGGAGCTTCGTGATCAATTAGAATCAACGAGACTGTGGGTGGTGGGTGGGGTGAACGCTCGGGAGCGgagcgtcttttttttttattttaaaagaaattgcgtctacaaagataaaataagaaaagaaaaaaacattttttcttctttcctacgGGGTTGTACTCGTCTTCCATCTGGCGTCCGTTAACGTGGCGCGTCCTGATCAAGTCTAACAACTAACAATGACATGACACTGTCTGCGTGCCATTCTACACAAGAAATCTTCACGACCGAAtcctccaactttttttttctatctttatCTCAAAAGAGACTATGGGAGCGGACCCCCAACCCGAAAAGATACAGACAGGATATGCTGCTCTGATCGTGACAGCTCGACTTCTCACGGTAGCTTCCTCATCTACTCCTTCGTGTTGTGTTGCCTTTctcgaggttttttttttttaagcaacTCGGCTCACAAGGAGGGAATAAGatcgtgaaattttttttttaagtcatCATCGCAAGAGTCGTGTACATATATGCAAGTCCAGGGAATTCTAAGAAAAGAATGACGAAACGTACCAGGCATGAGGTATTGCATATTGACGGCCTCCTCCTTTTCACGTTCACGGCGCAGGCAGATGGCGGCGCAGGAGAAGAGGATTGACGAGATGAGGGCGAAACCCACTCCGATCCAGGCAATCATGTACGACCTGTTGTTATAACGCAACAATTATTGCAATAATCATTTTTCTCCAGGTCcacatattttatttattttttaccagtCGTAGTCGATTTTGGAAGCATCCTTCAAGACCTgaatgaatagaaaaagatACGGAATTGACGTTAGTGGGAGCAGTACAGTAAAGTTCACTTCGCACGCGGTCACGGTGAATATATAGAGCACACACGCCGTATTAGGAAAAACGGGACgcaccaaaataataaaataagccCGAACAAAGTTGATTATGGGACCCCCggttaaatcaaatcaagttgCGTATTCCCattgttttgttctttgtgGGGCGCAGACAAACTAGCGTGACCCGATGTATATAGCGGGACCCCTTCGGTTCAGttcattttccccctttttttacgaCTAGTCTTATCATtataattatataagaaaGGATAATACCGTTTCGCAAAAGAGGATTCACCAATATGTTTCAGCGTGAAAGAAAATCAACGACTGTAGGTCgaaccaataaataaaaaccccgTCTGAAAATAACGACAATTTAGGAAGGGTGTGGGGGGCAaattgtatgtgtgtgtaacgGGAAGCCTTTTTCCCCGAATCCTCCACAGTtattgagtaaaaaaaaaaaacataacaagAGAGACCGGTCCTTCACAATGAGGTCGATCGTGAGTGTCCGACGGACTTGAAATTCTTGTTTCTCTTTCCGAAAGTTGATTCGACTACTTTTTGTGTTTAGTTTTCCTGTTCACAATTCAAACCGCCACCATGTTTGAATACATTATTCCCACTTTGTGTCTCGAATGAGATGGGCAACGGCCGAGACGTGACAGGGCAGAGAAAACGGGAACACGCaagggggaaaaacaaaaaaaacatttcgaatgtCTTTACCTTGGGGCGGAGGAACTCGCGCTCGCCAACCAGTTTTTCGTTCTCGTAGAATTCGACGCCGTGCCAGAGACCCATGCCGCCAGCGCTAAACAAACCTGAAAgacaaaaaccccaaaaaacaaaattcaaatcaaattcgtTTTGAGTAAAAAGTTCCAGCattatttaaacttttttgattAAGGATGTGAAAAAGACACACAAGTAGATCATTTGTGCGCTAGTCACATTCTTGACAGCAGCAAGTGAGAGACATTTGAGATTGAGTTCACACACCCCGGAGCCTCAACCAAAAAAGTTGAGGGACAAAAGCGAGATTGGAATGATAATTTGGTTGTTAAATGAagtaagacaaaaaaaagagatgtaTTTACATGCGAGAAGCATGAGAATGGCCGTGCTGGTGATGTTGCCCGCTCCTCGGCGCCAACAGCCGACGACTCCAGTCCAAAAGGCAACAAAGTCAAAGAAGAAGGACACGATGAAGAGAGCGATCATGGCGCGTCCCATatctaaacaacaaaaatacagttgttgttattattattatgattaaaaacagttgttttgatgaaacagaaaaaaagaaaacttacgaAGTCGAGCCATGGCATCTTCGCTAAAGGATTTAGTATCTCCCTTATTGTCCGGGATGTAATAGTCGATGTTGGTGCAGATGGTCTCGACTGGCGAGCGATACGTCTCAActgtcaaaaagaaacaacaaattattattatttttgtttttatttcgaaatgaaaaatgtgaatGTCTGGAATGACGTGAATAACAAGACAGGTGGACGGGGGGATTTGCACCCAAAGGAATAAGTAAGAGAAAATGGGGGCACGGTTTCCTGTTGGTGGCCCGCATCCGATGCGGAACGCTGGATATTGACGTCACAACAACACCAGCTTTGACAAGTAAGAAATAATTCGACCCGTCgccaaaataaatataatttcaagagtgagagagagcgGAAAGAGAAATGGCTACCTGTACACAGTTACACAACTGTCTGTACTTCATAGTTCACTTAAAATAttccccaaaaaaacaaacaaggatCTCTCCCCGGTCATTTACGTGTTCCACTACTACTACCCATTTTCTTCGTCGAGAAAGCAGCGGTTTGCTCTCAATTCTACAGcgtgacttttcttcttctttggtcgCCCATCAACTGACAATTTTCTATTCGCAATTGAAATAGAGAAGGTTCGTACTTCCACTAGGTCacaattctcttctttttctggttttaTTGGCTGTACAATACACACCTTTGAGATTCTCCGTTGCTTTTGTGAATTTTCCCTTCGAGACATCCATTATCCTTGGAACtagaattaaatttctttctctGCAGTACCCACCCAGCCAGTTTCTCTTGTAACCCGAGAGGAGACATCATTTGCCACTCACAGTTGTAAAGATTGAGGTGAACTGGGTGCCAATTTGGCGGGGAGAAAGTGCGGAAGGAGGAAAGTCAATTCTTCACTCCAGTCTAAGGGTTCtcttgtttttgtatttttcttcttcgaataAATCAGCAGACGCCCACTGCCCAACATACCATACATGTCCTTAATCTCATGTGTGTGTTTACTCTGTGGAGCCATAGAAAAAGGGGGTCACTCACACACATCTATCTGCGCCatataatttgtttcttttaaaactcCGTTAGCTGACCTGCAAATATAATAAccaaagggaaagaagaagagagagaaactatATAGCCACCAATCTCTCTAGGTagaaaaataggaaacaaATGTGTGGCCTGGCCATAGAAGAATATCGGCCAAACGTCACGAATGCTCGGTTACACCCCGCTATCTctccatacacacacacaccacttgGAATTGTATGCCGCTATGTAGAGAGAGACGAGTCTTGTCTCACGGTAAATAAGAGGAAGAATGGGAcacacaaatttgtttttcttcgaccGACAATTGCGTGTATGtaggtgtgtgtgttttacgGTGTTTCATGTCCAACCGTGAGTCTGACCTGGAAAGAATAGAACACAACGCACAAAAGTCCAACTTAGCGGCACTTCATTTCGTTGCAACCACCGAACAGAACCGGATGAGACGTGTGCGTATTTGGTCGGTTGTTCAGTTACTTTGAAAACCTTGTAACCCAGTTTGTTGTAAAAGTGTacgtaggaaaataaaagaatatctgaatttttatttgttaaacaaacaaaaacagctttcatctctctttttcaCGGACGATCTCCATCGTGTCATTGTGACTGGAGAGTCTTTGGAACCTgaaatcttctttttaaaaaactttagGGCTTTAACATCTGTTGCAGCGTGACTTGCGACACCTTGCACGTTATTTACTCGAATCTCCTTTTATCAAATGTTTTCAAAGCCAAAGTCGCCATAGGGAAGGTTAAAAACCGCTCaatcaaacaaatcaaaaaaagaggaaCTTATTCgacagagaaaatgaaagaaatcccGCAGCAGTTACAACCATCTTTTTGACTCACGGGGTTGTGTCCGCCCTTGAACTTGGCCCGGGCCAACCGCCCATCAACGTGAATAAACGTTTTGATGTCGTTACATCAActgttaaataaatattttcccttttcatataaaaatacgattaataaaaaaaaaagaacgaagagAGCCCAGAATTCTTCCACACAACAAATCAACCctgacgaaaaaataaaattatatacgtttttaacaacaacaaccagaaaaatagttttaagtTGTCTACATTTGGATGCACGCCGTAAATGTGTCGaccaggaactaaaaaaacattttttcccaaCTCTcagggaaaggaaaaaaagaattccggAATAttaaggaggaagaagaagaccgcCAAGGTTTTTTTCTCCCACTCCACCCACCACATCCTattcttttccaaatttttcataAAACTTGGGTTTTTTCCCTCCCGACACATACCTAGAAATATACTGATCTATACACAAAAGAAGTTAACCACATTTTTCCCTCGGTCAAATGATTAGCGCGGCCTCGCCAGCAGCAGGAGGATCTTTATTTCCCAAAGTTGTTGAGGGCATTTCGGAACAAATTGtggtgtaaaataaaaagagttcGCATACTTGGTAAAAGTACTGAGAGACTATTATACGAGCCACTTTCATTATTTACACAAGTTAATGGCAGAGTCGACGGGTCGCTGAACtgttttcggttgttgtttggCATCCCCatgattttgtatcgttccgTCACCCTCCATTACAATTTGAGATTATCCAATCGCaacgaacatttttttgggaggGACTCGTCCAACCAGaataaaatgttattatttttcttaaaaaggtACTGACCTCCTTTAGGGACTTTCTTGTCATCGAAGCAAATCCGGAAGAGTCCTTTGGTTCTGGAGAAATACAGAATGTTGCTCTCCAGTTCACCTTGCAACGCCAAGTCGCCTCGAGTCACCTGAGGCTATataatcaatcaaaaataaaagaatggcaaaaatgtgttaaaatctgaaaagaaactactactcttttcttctttcaatgaTTCGACATAGATTCCACACAAGACAGACAAAAGTTGCAATTCAATTTCCACGTTCGTGACAtttgggttcttttttaatggcTACCACCACCACATGGAGAAACTTGAATGACTGCCGGGGCCTCTTCTTTTCATCATAAAGAAACTTGGGCGAATAATCTAGCATCAATCTTTCACGCTTCACGCTCGTCCTCCATctttcatttcaaaagaataaaaacaagcaAAGTAGT
It includes:
- the LOC124343311 gene encoding uncharacterized protein LOC124343311, producing MPCSAYTLSLATIAAVISVALIAIAFSTDNWSRITIDRLKLEPQVTRGDLALQGELESNILYFSRTKGLFRICFDDKKVPKGVETYRSPVETICTNIDYYIPDNKGDTKSFSEDAMARLHMGRAMIALFIVSFFFDFVAFWTGVVGCWRRGAGNITSTAILMLLACLFSAGGMGLWHGVEFYENEKLVGEREFLRPKVLKDASKIDYDWSYMIAWIGVGFALISSILFSCAAICLRREREKEEAVNMQYLMPVYPQKQQYAYGYAYPGPYAYGSQYGPYNY
- the LOC124343158 gene encoding uncharacterized protein LOC124343158; this encodes MARYSGSKQLQGNWLIVECKAHTADDTSLPNLKGIEFQLEKGGSVIWKNERNVDFPPTFCDTYEVYSSSFSTFVRFAGFSGSVIEFRVEKPSHQELILYFDSWIILTCKRITTKTQSGLDNPFTLTHALEEGYFSDFELCAANGHSFQVHKTILSLGLGDFDWESLNGLPEAVLSTALHFSYSHHLPSTLSSQTAKLCIEHFQNQQAMANLVELCQSFLRNTAARVDLHSLVNSIHFSLERMISLFDSNNEADMLVNAARLWQSVKQSLGEGVLVVIRFVQLCVTFTKHKTDLSSEERREVMTYFRSRLPVFVSQVYRLLKCFRNLIGGLSASQNFVLASYIAPEVEGALSVIWALAIECKNITEQIAFSFRAQTLTGHCIADTLLDKEAHKLKNLHEKLLLAVKFLSHKKEKYTEMSVSSQVRSVMRNIKLFVEEIPLVIFRLEEIIASLDVSLTMAEFQFTFYNVSSKINQTISHLREIKTEPNVRALLQQVCDLVQREELNASLIALELLENTGPSTTHSTCPPNTESTGADSLPTNGDLSMFGPLCREPMASKSPLARQVFLLLENQNNSDLEFVLPSDADASQISHLVKAHRVILAARCRWFHRALLSGMREAIDRKITLPDCSAQLLSLFLRFLYGDHIDQTTLSNEQLIELLIMADRFEVEQLSSGCQTVLTSRLDNSNVLCMLAIADQWSATQLQESCIAFIWKHGDLVDKEGLEDLPAHLRSQVQLHTSNSNTTKHHWLSSSLYSGDTYRDMWGVTSSDRSSSSRSSSSSSSSSSSSKESVDLLQELTNEMRIAVAEVEQEQQEQLLENCVSALEDILGGEVSRPELLRLALAADCDINRAVNYYLAQPDPSNVSTKGSSK